In the genome of Populus nigra chromosome 9, ddPopNigr1.1, whole genome shotgun sequence, one region contains:
- the LOC133702760 gene encoding uncharacterized protein LOC133702760 produces the protein MMIRQLEDDGDDDDEEEDDEDVNTKKHMLPPKVAKKKKIQSTSTVKQSTTSYGKQKKSATLGTYFMLRTTSGAQKSLQNCWQRKEAVERCDLALAKWMFDACVPFNAVNSVYYQHAIDAVTTMGPSYKGPNLHAIRGYYLAKTVDEVKIYVESYREIWKKTGCTLMADGWTDQKRRTLINFLVYCPKGTVFLKTVDVSDVSKTARLLYQLFREVVLYVGVENIVHMVTDNAANYVAAGRLLMEEFPSILWSPCAAHCINLILQDIGKLQSVCCVVEHASGITKYIYNHCYPLYLMRKFTRGKEILRPAPTRFATNFIALQSILAHKDELRAMVTSREWVSSAYAKDIKGKKFVDSVLDSLFWEECVIIVRMSEPLVRVLRLVDGDDRPSMGYLYDAIHHAKEEMMRRFQKRKPRVKPFIDIINNRWDGQFYRNLFAAAFWLNPRFQYDANIMDKHMRTISGLLDVLEKYAHGNLPLQSKITSEMKFFRNAEHDFGRASAINNRTLMPPDEWWMTYGTSAPNLQQLAIRVLSQTCSSSGCERNWIEDDPSILTTEEVESFHQALSTMTIQDTLDDDVINVNEIEDDCDDEVSKEHADDLLGVDKIGSFPSTFDPNFAAIDTEELNVFIQQK, from the exons ATGATGATTAGGCAATTagaagatgatggtgatgatgatgatgaggaggaggaTGATGAGGATGTCAATACTAAAAAACATATGTTACCACCGAAggttgcaaaaaagaaaaagattcaaaGCACCAGCACTGTAAAACAATCAACTACAAGTTATGGAAAGCAGAAGAAATCTGCAACATTAGGGACATATTTCATGCTGAGAACAACTTCTGGTGCTCAAAAGTCTCTTCAGAATTGTTGGCAAAGGAAAGAAGCAGTTGAACGGTGTGATCTTGCTTTAGCGAAGTGGATGTTTGATGCATGTGTGCCATTTAATGCTGTTAACTCTGTGTATTATCAGCATGCCATAGATGCTGTAACAACCATGGGTCCTAGTTATAAAGGACCAAATTTGCATGCTATCCGTGGTTATTACTTGGCAAAAACGGTTGATGAAGTGAAGATTTATGTTGAGAGTTATCGAGAGATTTGGAAGAAGACtggttgcacattaatggctgATGGATGGACTGATCAGAAGAGGAGGACTTTAATTAACTTCTTAGTATATTGTCCTAAAGGAACAGTTTTTTTGAAAACCGTGGATGTATCAGATGTCTCAAAGACTGCTAGATTGTTGTATCAGTTGTTTAGAGAGGTTGTTTTATATGTTGGGGTAGAAAACATTGTGCATATGGTGACTGATAATGCTGCAAATTATGTTGCTGCTGGCAGGTTATTGATGGAAGAATTTCCTTCAATATTGTGGTCTCCTTGTGCTGCTCATTGCATCAACCTCATACTCCAGGACATTGGTAAATTGCAGTCAGTTTGTTGTGTTGTTGAGCATGCTTCTGGTATCACAAAGTACATTTATAATCATTGTTATCCATTGTATTTGATGAGGAAGTTCACTAGAGGAAAAGAAATACTTCGTCCAGCTCCTACTCGTTTTGCCACCAATTTCATTGCATTGCAAAGCATTTTAGCTCATAAAGATGAGTTGAGAGCTATGGTGACATCTAGGGAATGGGTCTCATCTGCTTATGCTAAAgatatcaaaggaaaaaaatttgttgACAGTGTGCTAGACTCTTTGTTTTGGGAAGAATGTGTAATAATTGTGCGAATGAGTGAACCTTTAGTTCGAGTTCTACGATTGGTTGATGGTGATGATAGACCTTCGATGGGATATTTGTATGATGCTATTCATCatgcaaaagaagaaatgatgagGAGATTTCAAAAGAGAAAGCCTAGAGTGAAACCTTTCATAGACATTATCAATAATCGGTGGGATGGACAATTTTATAGAAATCTTTTTGCAGCGGCATTTTGGTTGAATCCTCGATTTCAATATGATGCAAATATAATGGATAAACATATGAGAACCATTTCTGGACTTCTAGATGTTCTTGAGAAGTATGCACATGGAAATCTACCATTGCAAAGTAAGATTACAAGTGAGATGAAGTTTTTTAGGAATGCTGAACATGACTTTGGCCGAGCGTCTGCAATAAATAATCGCACCCTTATGCCTCCag atgaatgGTGGATGACATATGGAACCAGCGCTCCAAATCTACAACAATTGGCTATACGAGTGTTAAGTCAAACTTGTAGTTCTTCAGGATGTGAGAGAAATTGGA TCGAAGATGACCCATCAATCTTGACAACGGAAGAAGTAGAGAGTTTTCACCAAGCTCTATCAACTATGACCATACAAGATACTTTAGATGATG ATGTCATAAATGTTAATGAGATTGAAGATGATTGTGATGATGAAGTTTCAAAGGAGCATGCTGATGATTTATTAGGTGTTGACAAGATTGGCTCATTTCCATCGACATTTGATCCAAATTTTGCTGCCATAGACACAGAAGAACTTAATGTGTTCATTCAACAAAAGTGA